In Sphingobacterium zeae, one genomic interval encodes:
- the rnc gene encoding ribonuclease III — MPFARIYKLYISPEREYVRKLKNLLGFVPGNVHLYKMAFRHKSVAITIKEGAKNSNERLEFLGDAVLGSVVAELLFKKYPYKDEGFLTEMRSKIVSRANLNQLSRKLGFNELIQFDARMISFPNKQGSLLGDAFEALIGAVYLDKGYVFTKSFLLNRIIKPHVDILLLEQTETNFKSRLIEWCQHTGKEIVFQQTDNPQGESSKMFSIEAVVDGVVCGLGRDFNKKSAEKSAAEKACEFLKILEVE; from the coding sequence ATGCCTTTTGCTAGGATATATAAATTATATATTTCGCCGGAGCGGGAATACGTTAGAAAACTAAAAAACCTGCTTGGATTTGTTCCCGGAAATGTACACTTGTACAAAATGGCTTTCAGACATAAGTCTGTGGCTATTACAATTAAAGAGGGCGCAAAGAATAGCAACGAACGTTTGGAATTCTTAGGTGATGCTGTTTTGGGTTCGGTTGTCGCCGAATTGTTATTTAAGAAATATCCTTATAAAGATGAAGGTTTCTTGACCGAAATGCGCTCGAAGATTGTCAGTAGAGCAAATCTGAATCAGCTGTCCCGAAAATTAGGATTTAATGAACTGATTCAGTTCGATGCACGAATGATCAGTTTTCCTAATAAACAAGGGTCGTTACTGGGCGATGCTTTCGAAGCATTAATAGGAGCCGTTTATCTTGATAAAGGCTATGTCTTTACCAAAAGCTTTCTGCTGAATAGAATCATTAAGCCGCATGTTGATATTCTTCTATTAGAACAGACTGAAACAAACTTTAAAAGTAGGTTGATTGAATGGTGTCAGCATACGGGGAAAGAGATTGTATTTCAACAGACAGACAATCCGCAGGGGGAATCTTCTAAAATGTTTAGTATTGAAGCCGTTGTTGATGGTGTCGTATGCGGACTAGGTCGCGATTTTAATAAAAAATCTGCAGAGAAATCAGCTGCGGAGAAAGCCTGTGAATTCCTTAAAATTCTAGAAGTAGAATAA
- a CDS encoding response regulator transcription factor encodes MQKILLAEDDPNLGDLLKDYLELKGKFDVTLCTDGDEAISQFKKNNYDLCIFDVMMPKKDGFSVGREIRKTNNTVPIIFATAKSMMEDKTEAFELGGDDYITKPFRVEELLLRINALLKRSVRDKEEEVVADKFEIGDYFFDYTSQQISYKGQMQKLSTKEAELLRLLCLKKNDVLTREEALLKIWHDDNYFTGRSMDVFLSKLRKYLKEDSKVEIVNVHGKGYKLLVS; translated from the coding sequence ATGCAAAAGATATTATTAGCAGAAGACGATCCTAATTTGGGGGATCTTTTAAAAGACTATCTCGAATTAAAGGGAAAATTTGACGTCACACTATGTACAGATGGTGATGAAGCAATATCCCAATTCAAGAAAAATAACTATGACCTCTGCATCTTCGATGTGATGATGCCTAAGAAAGACGGCTTCTCAGTTGGACGTGAAATCAGAAAAACAAACAATACTGTTCCAATAATCTTTGCCACAGCAAAAAGCATGATGGAAGATAAAACTGAAGCTTTTGAACTTGGAGGAGATGATTATATTACCAAGCCGTTTCGGGTTGAGGAATTGTTACTTCGCATCAATGCCCTGCTAAAACGCAGTGTTCGGGATAAAGAAGAAGAGGTAGTTGCAGACAAATTTGAAATTGGCGATTATTTCTTTGATTACACAAGTCAGCAGATTTCCTATAAAGGGCAGATGCAGAAACTATCGACTAAAGAAGCTGAACTATTACGCCTGCTCTGCCTAAAGAAAAATGATGTATTGACAAGAGAGGAGGCCTTATTAAAGATATGGCATGATGACAACTATTTTACTGGTAGAAGTATGGATGTCTTTCTCAGTAAACTTCGAAAATACCTGAAAGAGGATAGTAAAGTTGAGATTGTAAATGTACATGGCAAAGGTTACAAACTTTTGGTAAGCTAA
- the pyk gene encoding pyruvate kinase — translation MEKVQKRTKIVATLGPASADKQVLTNMIAKGVDVCRLNFSHGSQADHLKVIETINAINNETGFNVAILADLQGPKIRIGKMKEGGAVLVNGSKVEITTQELIGDENRIYITYENFPNDVEANEIILLDDGKLQLRVLETNHKDTVTCEVVHGGVLTSRKGVNLPNTKVSIPSLTEEDLDNLNFALDHGADWIAMSFVRSAEDIAQCKKIIAAKGSHARIIAKIEKPEAIENIDAIIEATDAVMVARGDLGVELPMEEVPGLQKIIVQKCRDLSKPVIIATQMLESMITTPRPTRAEVNDVANSVLDGADAVMLSGETSVGEFPEIVIETMSKIIIHVEQTSYPYYNEKVSEIHDGTLIPDAICASSVYLAQKTNASAIAVLTSSGATAFEITSYRPNVDILVFTGTQKLLKQLSLLWGVKTFIYDKFESTDGSIHDVNKFIVKNNYVKPGSIIINTASTPLIEKGKTNTIRVSQL, via the coding sequence ATGGAAAAAGTTCAAAAAAGGACTAAAATTGTCGCAACATTAGGCCCTGCCTCGGCAGACAAACAAGTTTTGACCAACATGATTGCCAAAGGGGTTGATGTGTGTCGGTTGAATTTCTCTCATGGCAGCCAGGCAGATCACCTTAAGGTAATCGAAACTATAAATGCAATAAATAATGAAACAGGATTCAATGTTGCCATCTTAGCTGATTTACAAGGTCCGAAAATTCGGATCGGAAAAATGAAAGAAGGTGGAGCTGTTCTGGTGAACGGTTCAAAAGTTGAAATCACCACACAAGAACTTATCGGAGACGAAAACAGAATCTACATTACATACGAAAACTTTCCAAACGATGTTGAAGCCAACGAAATCATTTTACTTGACGACGGAAAACTTCAACTTCGTGTTTTAGAGACTAATCATAAGGATACAGTTACTTGTGAAGTCGTACACGGTGGTGTCCTTACTTCACGTAAAGGTGTTAATTTACCAAATACAAAAGTATCTATTCCTTCATTGACAGAGGAAGATTTAGATAACCTGAACTTTGCTTTAGACCATGGCGCTGACTGGATAGCTATGTCATTCGTACGCTCGGCTGAAGACATTGCGCAATGTAAAAAAATCATAGCGGCAAAAGGAAGTCATGCGCGCATAATCGCAAAAATTGAAAAGCCTGAAGCGATCGAAAATATTGATGCAATTATCGAAGCAACAGATGCTGTTATGGTTGCTCGGGGAGATCTAGGTGTTGAACTTCCCATGGAAGAAGTACCAGGACTTCAGAAGATTATTGTACAAAAATGTAGAGATCTTTCTAAACCAGTAATCATTGCAACACAGATGTTGGAAAGCATGATCACCACACCTCGTCCTACACGTGCTGAAGTAAATGACGTCGCCAACTCTGTGTTAGATGGGGCTGACGCAGTTATGTTAAGTGGAGAAACATCTGTAGGTGAATTCCCTGAAATTGTGATCGAAACAATGAGCAAAATCATTATTCACGTGGAACAAACTTCTTATCCTTATTATAATGAGAAAGTTAGTGAAATCCACGATGGCACACTAATTCCTGATGCTATCTGTGCTTCCTCCGTCTATCTTGCTCAAAAAACAAATGCCTCAGCAATTGCAGTACTGACCTCATCTGGAGCGACAGCGTTTGAAATTACAAGTTATAGACCAAATGTAGATATCTTAGTTTTCACAGGAACACAAAAACTTTTGAAACAATTAAGCCTACTTTGGGGTGTAAAAACCTTTATCTATGACAAGTTTGAAAGCACGGATGGTTCTATCCATGATGTCAACAAGTTTATTGTAAAAAACAACTATGTTAAACCCGGTTCAATTATTATCAATACGGCTTCTACACCGTTAATTGAAAAGGGTAAAACAAATACTATCCGTGTTTCTCAGTTATAG
- the fabF gene encoding beta-ketoacyl-ACP synthase II, which yields MELKRVVVTGLGALTPIGNTVSAYWEALINGVSGAAPITHFDASKFKTQFACEVKGFDPHDFMDRKEARKVDPFVQYAIASTDEAIKDAGLDFEKLDTNRIGVIWGSGIGGLTTFTEEVANFAKGDGTPRFNPFFIPKMLVDIAPGHISMRHGLRGPNFSAVSACASATNAMIDAFNYIRMGKADVIVTGGSEATVNEAGIGGFNAMHALSTRNDDPKTASRPFDKDRDGFVSGEGSGALILESLEHALARGAKIYAEIAGGGMSADAHHITASHPEGLGAKLAMTMAVNDAEMDFSDIDYINVHGTSTPVGDISETKAIVDLFGEHAYKLNISSTKSMTGHLLGAAGAIETIASILAVQNDIVPPTINHFTDDPEIDNKLNFTFNKAQKRTVNAALSNTFGFGGHNATVIVKKYKA from the coding sequence ATGGAGCTTAAAAGAGTAGTAGTAACAGGATTAGGCGCCCTTACACCAATTGGTAATACCGTCTCAGCTTACTGGGAGGCTTTAATAAATGGTGTAAGCGGGGCTGCTCCTATTACGCATTTTGATGCGTCAAAATTCAAAACTCAGTTTGCGTGTGAGGTAAAGGGGTTTGATCCACATGATTTTATGGATCGTAAGGAAGCTCGTAAAGTCGATCCTTTTGTACAGTATGCAATTGCGTCAACCGATGAGGCAATTAAGGATGCTGGCTTAGATTTTGAAAAACTTGATACAAACCGTATCGGGGTAATTTGGGGTTCAGGAATTGGGGGCTTAACAACCTTTACTGAAGAAGTTGCAAATTTTGCAAAAGGAGATGGAACCCCGCGTTTCAATCCTTTCTTCATTCCTAAGATGCTCGTTGATATTGCTCCAGGACATATTTCTATGCGTCATGGCCTTCGTGGTCCTAACTTTTCTGCAGTATCGGCCTGTGCGTCAGCTACCAATGCAATGATAGATGCTTTCAACTATATTCGTATGGGGAAAGCTGATGTGATTGTTACGGGTGGATCAGAAGCAACAGTTAATGAAGCTGGAATTGGTGGATTTAATGCAATGCACGCTTTGTCAACTCGGAATGACGATCCAAAAACAGCTTCGCGTCCTTTTGATAAAGATAGAGATGGTTTTGTTTCTGGTGAAGGTTCAGGTGCTTTGATTTTGGAAAGCTTAGAGCATGCTTTGGCACGTGGAGCTAAAATCTATGCAGAGATTGCTGGTGGTGGAATGAGTGCTGATGCACATCATATCACGGCCTCGCATCCTGAAGGTTTGGGTGCTAAGCTAGCCATGACAATGGCAGTCAACGATGCAGAGATGGATTTTTCAGATATTGATTATATCAATGTTCACGGAACCTCTACGCCTGTTGGCGATATTAGTGAAACTAAGGCTATTGTCGATCTGTTCGGTGAACATGCATATAAACTGAATATCAGTTCAACTAAATCAATGACTGGGCACCTTTTGGGAGCTGCAGGAGCGATAGAAACTATTGCTTCTATTCTTGCTGTCCAAAATGATATTGTCCCACCGACAATCAATCACTTTACAGATGATCCAGAAATTGATAATAAATTGAATTTTACATTCAATAAAGCGCAAAAACGAACTGTTAACGCAGCATTGAGTAACACATTTGGTTTCGGAGGGCATAATGCTACCGTTATTGTGAAAAAATATAAAGCTTAA
- a CDS encoding acyl carrier protein, giving the protein MSDIASRVKAIIVEKLGVDENEVTPEASFTNDLGADSLDTVELIMEFEKEFNVAIPDDQAETIGTVGQAIAYLEKNVN; this is encoded by the coding sequence ATGTCAGATATCGCTTCAAGAGTAAAAGCAATTATCGTTGAAAAATTAGGTGTTGACGAAAACGAAGTAACACCAGAAGCTTCATTCACTAATGATTTAGGTGCTGATTCACTTGACACTGTTGAGTTGATCATGGAGTTTGAAAAAGAATTCAACGTTGCTATTCCTGATGATCAAGCAGAAACTATTGGTACTGTTGGTCAAGCAATCGCTTATTTAGAAAAAAACGTTAACTAA
- a CDS encoding helix-turn-helix domain-containing protein — MESQSANQFIKLARKRKGLTQQELADQAGVSLRTVQRIEKGTEEISGFSLKQISQILEIPLEQLIMPNVNQISIDNNQTGSIKALYLASLTFLVNPLLGLLVPAIMGYTKQNKDALYSKHLKK, encoded by the coding sequence ATGGAAAGTCAATCAGCTAATCAATTCATCAAACTAGCAAGAAAACGTAAGGGACTAACGCAGCAGGAACTCGCCGATCAAGCGGGGGTATCGCTAAGAACAGTGCAACGCATAGAAAAAGGCACGGAAGAAATTAGTGGATTTAGTCTCAAACAGATCAGTCAAATTTTGGAAATACCATTAGAACAACTCATTATGCCAAATGTAAATCAAATCAGTATCGACAACAATCAAACAGGCAGTATTAAAGCGCTATATTTAGCATCGCTCACCTTTTTGGTCAATCCATTATTAGGGCTATTGGTCCCAGCAATTATGGGTTATACGAAACAAAACAAAGACGCCTTATACAGTAAGCACCTAAAAAAATAA
- the metE gene encoding 5-methyltetrahydropteroyltriglutamate--homocysteine S-methyltransferase — protein sequence MLLTNNLGYPRVGAFRELKKANEAYWAKKSSVEELLDTAKKIREGNWKTQKDAGIDLIPSNDFSFYDQVLDLTLTVGAIPARYHSLLNKVDNNYSLDLYFAMARGFQQEGIDVTAMEMTKWLDTNYHYMVPEFTKDQEFKLTSEKFLNEYNEAKSLGIDTKPVLLGPITYLLIGKEKEAGFDRIDLLDKLVPVYEQILAKLADAGAQYVQIDEPFLALDLDAKVKALYQPTFEKLAAAAKNIKLIATTYFEALKDNEDIAVNLPIHALHLDLVRGENQLDTVLAKVPASLTLSLGIVEGRNIWKNDYEKSLVKIKQAVDALGKDRVWVAPSSSLLHVPFDLDNEHNEQSLPAEVKNWLAFAKQKLAEVKDLAVLAEGEVDAETAKRFKANKAAAESRRTSPLIHKPEVKTRTSNITDEDAKRSSAFADRKAAQQAKFNLPAFPTTTIGSFPQTKDVRKWRADLKKGAITQAEYDKAIAEETENTIRLQEQLDIDVLVHGEFERNDMVEYFGEQLAGYAFTQNGWVQSYGSRCVKPPIIYGDVYRPEDMTVRWSSYAQSLTNRPVKGMLTGPVTILQWSFVRNDQPRSTTTYQIALAILDEVQALEKAGIKIIQIDEPAIREGLPLRKADQKDYLNWAVRAFRVSSSNVEDDTQIHTHMCYSEFNNVIEDIAAMDADVITIETSRSQMKLLNAFAGDFKYPNDIGPGVYDIHSPRVPSKDEMVDLLRKAKAVVPAEQLWVNPDCGLKTRAWPETKAALESMVEAAKILRAE from the coding sequence ATGTTATTGACTAACAATTTAGGTTACCCTCGTGTGGGCGCGTTCCGCGAATTGAAAAAAGCCAATGAGGCCTATTGGGCTAAAAAATCTTCTGTTGAGGAATTATTGGATACCGCAAAAAAAATACGTGAAGGCAATTGGAAAACACAAAAAGATGCTGGAATAGATTTGATCCCTTCCAATGATTTCTCCTTTTACGATCAAGTATTGGATTTAACCCTTACGGTTGGTGCAATTCCTGCCCGTTACCATTCCTTATTGAATAAAGTAGACAACAATTACAGTTTAGATCTATATTTCGCTATGGCTCGTGGTTTCCAGCAGGAAGGAATCGACGTGACTGCAATGGAAATGACCAAGTGGTTAGATACCAACTACCACTACATGGTACCAGAATTTACAAAAGATCAAGAATTTAAATTGACTTCTGAAAAATTCTTAAACGAATACAATGAAGCAAAATCATTGGGCATTGACACTAAACCAGTTTTGCTTGGTCCGATCACTTACCTATTGATCGGTAAAGAAAAAGAAGCTGGCTTCGACCGTATCGATTTATTGGATAAACTTGTGCCTGTATACGAGCAAATATTGGCTAAACTAGCTGATGCTGGTGCACAGTATGTCCAGATTGATGAGCCTTTCTTAGCATTGGATCTAGATGCTAAAGTAAAAGCTTTATATCAACCTACTTTCGAAAAATTAGCTGCAGCAGCAAAAAATATCAAATTAATCGCAACGACTTACTTCGAAGCTTTAAAAGACAACGAAGATATCGCAGTTAACTTACCTATCCATGCTTTACATTTGGATCTGGTACGCGGTGAAAACCAATTGGATACGGTATTGGCTAAAGTTCCAGCTTCATTAACATTATCTTTAGGTATTGTTGAAGGCCGTAACATCTGGAAAAATGATTACGAAAAATCATTGGTTAAAATCAAACAGGCTGTTGATGCATTAGGAAAAGACCGTGTTTGGGTGGCTCCATCTTCATCATTGTTGCATGTTCCTTTTGACCTAGATAATGAGCATAATGAACAATCATTACCTGCTGAAGTAAAGAATTGGTTAGCATTTGCTAAACAAAAATTAGCTGAGGTAAAAGACTTAGCTGTATTGGCAGAAGGCGAAGTTGATGCGGAAACAGCGAAACGTTTTAAAGCGAACAAAGCTGCTGCTGAAAGCCGTCGCACTTCTCCATTAATTCACAAACCTGAAGTTAAAACACGTACAAGCAATATCACTGATGAGGATGCAAAACGCTCTTCAGCATTTGCAGACCGTAAAGCGGCGCAACAAGCGAAGTTCAACTTGCCGGCATTCCCGACCACCACTATCGGTTCATTTCCACAAACGAAAGATGTTCGTAAATGGAGAGCAGACCTGAAAAAGGGTGCTATTACGCAGGCAGAATACGATAAAGCAATCGCAGAAGAAACAGAAAACACCATCCGTCTTCAAGAGCAATTGGATATCGACGTATTAGTACATGGCGAATTCGAACGTAATGACATGGTTGAATACTTCGGTGAACAATTGGCTGGTTACGCATTCACACAAAATGGCTGGGTACAATCTTACGGTTCACGTTGTGTAAAACCTCCGATTATCTATGGTGACGTATACCGTCCTGAAGATATGACTGTACGTTGGTCTTCATATGCACAATCATTGACAAATCGTCCGGTTAAAGGTATGTTGACTGGTCCTGTAACAATCTTACAATGGTCTTTCGTACGTAACGATCAACCGCGCTCAACAACGACTTACCAAATTGCATTGGCGATCTTGGATGAAGTACAAGCCTTGGAAAAAGCAGGTATCAAAATCATACAAATCGATGAACCAGCTATCCGTGAAGGATTACCGTTACGTAAAGCTGATCAAAAAGATTACTTGAACTGGGCAGTACGTGCTTTCCGTGTCTCTTCATCAAATGTTGAAGACGATACACAGATTCACACACACATGTGTTATTCTGAGTTCAATAATGTGATCGAAGATATCGCTGCAATGGATGCCGATGTTATCACGATTGAGACTTCACGTTCTCAAATGAAATTATTGAATGCTTTCGCCGGTGATTTCAAATATCCAAATGATATTGGTCCAGGTGTTTATGACATTCACTCACCACGTGTTCCAAGCAAAGATGAGATGGTAGATCTATTGCGCAAAGCAAAAGCTGTAGTTCCAGCAGAACAACTTTGGGTTAACCCTGACTGTGGTTTGAAAACTCGTGCTTGGCCAGAAACCAAAGCGGCTTTAGAGTCTATGGTTGAGGCTGCGAAAATCTTAAGAGCAGAATAA
- a CDS encoding IPExxxVDY family protein, whose translation MDMEEELDFTLLAITCPLKDYRLCHFINKETNLNFSRGKESKYDHDGRQKNKSEEELEYHIVYDPKKKNNYHFTAFHYLVPDADTEYFLINNKSIEGTYLIPENPHFDFFIIIKNFICEEDVAHMIKRISKLPEVVIAKEISPKILKSKENLIF comes from the coding sequence ATGGACATGGAAGAAGAGTTGGATTTCACCCTACTCGCCATCACCTGCCCGTTGAAAGATTACCGACTCTGTCACTTCATCAACAAGGAGACTAATCTCAATTTTTCCAGAGGAAAGGAAAGCAAATACGATCATGATGGACGACAAAAAAATAAATCCGAAGAGGAACTAGAATATCATATTGTTTATGATCCAAAGAAAAAAAACAACTACCACTTCACTGCTTTTCATTATCTTGTACCCGACGCTGACACAGAATATTTCCTGATCAACAATAAGAGCATCGAAGGAACTTATTTAATTCCTGAAAACCCGCACTTTGATTTTTTTATCATTATCAAAAACTTCATCTGCGAAGAAGATGTAGCGCATATGATCAAAAGGATCAGCAAATTACCCGAAGTCGTCATCGCAAAAGAAATATCACCAAAAATATTGAAATCTAAAGAAAATCTCATATTTTAG
- a CDS encoding sensor histidine kinase, with translation MKKNSIVLIIGLMSLALIGVLAMQFYFLRDSYRQKSQLFDESVNAAITAVAGKLERREVVDFAKVQQERNLEKSKQEQAKQRLLAEQLEIQYRIEELKNKQHIIFSNFKEQEDQLRALYPNVIEIKNSFYETYIKRPEYQKYIKFSVSNELTDDNLVQAFIMLNASKVDDQVSGKDDSTRFVIPLLDGLVDQQTKFRVATLPPRENAKLTKTIADLEKRLDVLNKKNSWSGFNVYDSVAMLGGKKADYIEDVAIGMELAKRPLKDRLNIIIVQELIKEELAQRDIRAPFNIEIWSTNNILLNNILNEAALKNPSNTTRYSTALFKGDIGAAPGKLTIYFPDKKAIIADNMGYLLLPMLALLFLLVGCFAYTLIIIFRQKKVSEMKTDFINNMTHEFKTPVATIMIASESLKDPDINADHKRVQKLANIIYDENVRLGNHIERVLDLARLEKETLKLDQVDVHINDLISAVTDSMQLRMQNIGGKFTIDLAATKDIVVGDELHFSNVFYNLLDNAIKYNKGDLHVNIQSKNVGDSIVVTIADNGIGMSRDHLQKIFDQFYRIPTGNVHNVKGFGLGLSYVQDILRRLNGKITVKSEKDKGTTFEVILPTKK, from the coding sequence ATGAAGAAAAATAGCATTGTATTAATCATTGGACTGATGTCATTGGCCCTTATCGGCGTCTTGGCTATGCAATTCTATTTTTTAAGAGATTCTTATCGTCAAAAATCCCAATTGTTTGATGAATCCGTCAATGCTGCGATAACAGCTGTTGCAGGAAAATTGGAACGCCGGGAAGTTGTTGACTTTGCTAAAGTTCAACAAGAACGAAATCTTGAAAAATCCAAACAAGAACAGGCAAAACAAAGACTTTTGGCCGAACAACTCGAAATACAATATAGAATTGAAGAGCTAAAGAACAAGCAGCATATTATTTTCTCCAACTTCAAAGAGCAAGAAGATCAATTACGTGCGTTATATCCTAATGTCATTGAAATCAAAAATTCATTTTACGAGACATATATCAAAAGACCAGAGTACCAGAAATATATCAAATTTTCTGTTTCAAATGAGCTTACCGATGACAATCTCGTACAAGCCTTCATCATGCTCAACGCATCAAAGGTAGATGATCAGGTGAGCGGAAAAGATGATAGTACGCGCTTTGTTATTCCTTTACTTGATGGCCTGGTTGATCAGCAAACCAAATTCAGGGTAGCCACCTTACCTCCGAGAGAGAATGCGAAACTTACAAAAACAATCGCTGATTTAGAAAAAAGACTGGATGTGCTTAATAAAAAGAACTCTTGGTCGGGGTTTAACGTTTACGATTCTGTTGCCATGTTGGGGGGTAAAAAGGCTGACTATATAGAAGATGTCGCTATTGGAATGGAATTGGCTAAACGCCCATTGAAAGATCGTCTGAATATTATCATCGTTCAAGAGCTTATCAAGGAGGAATTGGCTCAACGCGACATTAGAGCGCCATTTAATATCGAAATATGGAGCACAAACAATATTTTACTCAATAATATCCTTAACGAAGCGGCTTTAAAAAATCCTTCAAATACAACACGGTACTCCACTGCTCTCTTTAAAGGCGACATTGGTGCTGCACCAGGCAAATTAACGATTTATTTTCCAGACAAAAAGGCGATTATCGCAGATAATATGGGTTATCTCCTTTTGCCTATGCTTGCACTACTTTTTTTATTGGTAGGGTGTTTTGCATACACGCTGATTATCATCTTTAGACAAAAGAAAGTTTCGGAGATGAAAACAGATTTTATCAACAATATGACACATGAGTTTAAGACGCCAGTTGCGACTATCATGATTGCTAGTGAATCGCTTAAGGACCCGGATATCAATGCCGATCATAAACGCGTTCAAAAATTAGCCAATATCATCTACGACGAGAATGTTAGGTTAGGGAATCACATCGAACGTGTACTTGATTTAGCTCGACTAGAAAAAGAAACCTTAAAACTAGATCAGGTAGATGTTCATATTAACGATCTTATTTCAGCGGTTACAGACAGTATGCAGCTGAGAATGCAAAATATTGGCGGAAAATTCACTATTGATCTGGCAGCCACTAAGGATATTGTCGTTGGTGACGAACTGCACTTCTCAAACGTATTTTATAACCTATTGGATAATGCAATTAAATACAATAAAGGAGACTTACATGTGAATATACAATCAAAAAACGTCGGTGATAGTATTGTGGTCACTATAGCTGATAACGGTATCGGTATGAGCCGAGATCACCTTCAAAAGATTTTTGACCAGTTTTACCGGATACCTACGGGGAATGTCCACAATGTAAAAGGGTTTGGTCTCGGTCTAAGTTATGTACAAGATATTTTGAGGAGACTGAACGGAAAAATTACGGTTAAAAGCGAAAAAGATAAGGGCACGACCTTTGAAGTAATTTTGCCTACAAAAAAATAA
- the hisS gene encoding histidine--tRNA ligase, with translation MAVVKPSLAKGTRDFSPSEMIKRNYIFDTLKTVFKKYGYSEIQTPSFENLTTLTGKYGDEGDKLIFKILNSGDYMAKAPDSLLQDKNSNKLIPHISEKALRYDLTVPFARYVVMHQNDIALPFKRFQVQPVWRADRPQRGRYREFYQCDVDVVGSESLLNEAEFILIYQEAFERFGLKDFTIKINNRKILSGIAEIIGKPELIVDMTVAIDKLDKIGLDGVNKELVERGFTEEDLAILKPIILLEGSNKEKLSSLKAILATSAIGLNGIAEIEEVFEYVGKLGAEEKLLNQIIDLDITLARGLNYYTGCIFEVKTNEVAMGSIGGGGRYDDLTGMFGLKGLTGVGVSFGADRIYDVLEELNLYPTGRAETTKLLIINFDKQLEVYTLRLLNKLRQENIASELYATPVKLKKQMGYADGKGIPYVLLVGEEEAASGQLSLKDMESGEQIKVTESELIQKLR, from the coding sequence ATGGCAGTAGTAAAACCTTCTTTGGCAAAAGGAACGCGTGATTTTTCGCCTTCCGAAATGATCAAACGCAACTATATTTTCGATACATTAAAAACGGTATTCAAAAAATATGGCTATAGTGAAATACAGACCCCTTCATTTGAAAATTTAACCACACTTACCGGTAAATATGGAGATGAGGGTGATAAGCTGATCTTTAAAATTCTTAATTCGGGTGATTACATGGCAAAGGCGCCAGACAGCCTGCTTCAAGATAAAAATTCCAATAAACTCATTCCACATATTTCAGAGAAAGCGCTAAGATATGACCTTACTGTGCCTTTCGCGCGTTACGTCGTAATGCACCAGAATGATATTGCTTTACCATTTAAGCGGTTCCAGGTACAACCCGTATGGCGTGCTGATCGTCCACAGCGCGGAAGATATCGTGAGTTTTATCAATGTGATGTGGATGTGGTTGGATCTGAAAGTTTATTAAATGAAGCGGAGTTCATTTTGATTTATCAAGAAGCCTTCGAGCGTTTTGGACTGAAAGACTTTACTATTAAAATCAACAACCGAAAAATTCTATCAGGTATTGCCGAAATTATCGGAAAGCCAGAGTTGATTGTCGATATGACTGTAGCGATCGACAAATTGGATAAAATCGGCTTGGATGGTGTCAACAAAGAATTGGTTGAGAGAGGCTTTACGGAAGAGGATCTTGCTATTTTGAAACCGATCATTTTATTGGAAGGCTCGAATAAAGAGAAACTGTCTTCCTTAAAAGCGATTTTAGCCACTTCTGCCATCGGTTTGAATGGTATTGCCGAGATTGAGGAAGTGTTTGAGTATGTCGGTAAATTAGGTGCTGAAGAAAAATTGCTTAATCAAATCATAGATCTGGATATTACATTGGCTCGTGGTCTAAATTATTATACGGGCTGTATTTTTGAGGTCAAGACGAATGAGGTTGCCATGGGAAGCATCGGTGGAGGCGGTCGTTATGATGATCTCACAGGGATGTTTGGACTGAAGGGGTTGACTGGAGTCGGGGTTTCTTTTGGTGCTGACCGAATTTATGATGTACTTGAAGAATTGAATCTTTATCCAACCGGAAGAGCAGAAACCACAAAACTTCTTATTATTAATTTTGATAAGCAACTCGAAGTGTATACACTTCGCTTACTGAACAAACTTCGTCAAGAAAATATTGCTTCGGAACTTTATGCTACTCCTGTAAAATTGAAAAAACAAATGGGGTATGCGGATGGTAAAGGAATTCCTTATGTGTTATTGGTAGGGGAAGAAGAGGCTGCCTCGGGGCAATTGTCTTTAAAGGACATGGAAAGTGGTGAGCAAATAAAGGTTACTGAAAGTGAGCTGATCCAAAAACTTCGATAA